Proteins from a single region of Parambassis ranga chromosome 16, fParRan2.1, whole genome shotgun sequence:
- the LOC114448112 gene encoding DNA-directed RNA polymerase III subunit RPC7-like produces MIIPQGNMLVHENGAVDRGKTDTELNSGPKDVEYASIDFSLLKRMRPSEVARRKQESTETEYSEVKRQVREEKKEDAGEEGETLERKEEEVMVEEDEETRHYVSEEENRGDEAVYSNVKEIMYNKDCVDRCDGLMMEPHCD; encoded by the exons ATGATAATCCCACAAGGCAACATGCTG GTACATGAGAATGGAGCTGTGGACAGAGGGAAGACAGACACTGAACTGAACAGTGGCCCAAAAGATGTGGAGTACGCCAGCATTGACTTCTCCCTGCTGAAAAGGATGAGACCCAGCGAGGTGGCAAGGAGGAAGCAAGAGAGCACAGAGACGGAGTACTCTGAAGTAAAGAGGCAGgtaagagaggaaaagaaagaggatgctggagaggaaggagaaacattggagaggaaagaggaggaggtgatggtggaggaggatgaggagaccAGACATTATGTCTCAGAAGAAGAGAACAGAGGGGACGAGGCCGTGTACTCTAATGTGAAGGAAATCATGTACAATAAGGACTGTGTGGATCGATGTGATGGACTGATGATGGAGCCTCATTGTGATTAA
- the LOC114448407 gene encoding sialic acid-binding Ig-like lectin 14 produces MFLLLWTTVLLCEISADTGASVWGEQHCEQQGYCVTLSEGELTAEAGLCVVIPCSFTTIFTPTHVIWYKCKTAEGKCDKSQSVQSEFRGRVSLLEPDVSQRNCSIMINDLRESDSGFYQLRVEGSNKSDAFTFISKAAVTVKGLSQKPTVVIPPLTAGQQSTLTCTAPGLCSGSAPNITWSWRGKGNNDSYITGNTTEFKTENVTAGTQRHTSTLTFNPLAEHHSTNVTCTVSFRGDITTEETQTVNVSYVKEVQITGSRKVTEGETLSLTCSVESFPPSLITWAKMNESDLQEDTDTFTQDQRTGALSIYNVTAEDSGQYVCTATHLNKTHKMRNVTVTVIYIRKPQISGSTAVNEGDVLSLTCSAESFPP; encoded by the exons ATGTTTCTTCTCCTTTGGACCACTGTGCTCTTGTGTGAGATCAGTGCTGACACAG GTGCTTCAGTTTGGGGAGAACAGCACTGTGAACAACAAGGATACTGTGTCACTCTCAGTGAGGGAGAACTAACAGCAGAGGCTGGACTCTGTGTTGTGATACCGTGTTCTTTCACCACCATCTTTACACCCACACATGTCATTTGGTACAAATGTAAAACAGCTGAAGGAAAATGTGACAAGAGTCAATCAGTTCAGTCTGAGTTCAGAGGTCGAGTGTCACTTTTGGAGCCTGATGTGAGTCAGAGAAACTGCAGCATCATGATTAATGATCTCAGAGAGTCTGATTCTGGATTTTATCAGCTCAGAGTTGAAGGTTCCAACAAGAGTGATGCATTTACCTTCAtttcaaaagcagctgtcactgtTAAAG GTCTGAGTCAGAAGCCCACAGTGGTGATTcctccactgacagcaggacagcagagcaCCCTGACCTGCACTGCTCCTGGTCTCTGCTCTGGATCTGCTCCTAACATCACCTGGTCATGGAGAGGAAAGGGAAATAATGACTCTTACATCACAGGAAACACCACTGAATTCAAGACTGAGAATGTGACTGCtggtacacagagacacacctctactttgacctttaaccctttaGCTGAACACCACAGCACCAATGTCACCTGTACGGTCAGCTTCAGAGGTGACATAACTACAGAGGAGACTCAGACTGTGAACGTGAGCT ATGTGAAGGAAGTTCAAATCACAGGGAGCAGAAAAGTGACTGAGGGTGAGACTCTgagtctgacctgcagtgtTGAAAGTTTCCCTCCATCACTCATCACATGGGCTAAAATGAATGAAAGTGATCTGCAGGAAGACACTGACACCTTCACACAGGACCAAAGAACAGGAGCTTTGTCCATCTATAATGTGACTGCAGAAGATTCTGGACAGTACGTGTGCACAGCTACACACCTGAACAAGACCCACAAGATGAGAAACGTCACTGTAACAGTGATAT ACATCAGGAAACCTCAGATCAGCGGCTCTACAGCTGTTAATGAGGGAGATGTTCTGAGTCTGACCTGCAGTGCTGAAAGTTTCCCTCCA
- the LOC114448406 gene encoding sialic acid-binding Ig-like lectin 14, whose translation MFLLIWTTVFLSGISADTGASVWGQQHCPQQGYCVTLSEGELTAEAGLCVVILCSVTTTFTPKHVIWSKCKTAEETLWDSNRIFHTKSQSVQSEFRGRVSLLEPDVSQRNCSIMINDLRESDSGFYQLRVEGSNKSDAFTFTSKAAVTVKGLSQKPTVVIPPLTAGQQTTLTCTAPGLCSGSAPKFTWSWRGKTTAYKSEETQRHTSALTFNPLAEHHSTSVTCKVSFRGDITTEETQTVNVSYIRKPQITGCTSVNEGDVLSLTCSAESFPPSVIMWTKLSSNTTLHNGTGSATLVIPNVTAEHSGQYICTANHLITTLTERVTVTVTCKVSFTWITEMQTGSVCELQSDVLTCWYAGPQRGVLPWIVAGVSLTVNVLCIICIWSLWNTRKKVKPNQEDRVYMSIQKAETSEYEVITPYQT comes from the exons ATGTTTCTTCTCATTTGGACGACTGTGTTCCTGTCTGGGATCAGTGCTGACACAG GTGCTTCAGTTTGGGGACAACAGCACTGTCCACAGCAAGGATACTGTGTCACTCTCAGTGAGGGAGAACTAACAGCAGAGGCTGGACTCTGTGTTGTGATACTGTGTTCTGTCACCACCACCTTTACACCCAAACATGTCATTTGGTCCAAATGTAAAACAGCTGAAGAAACATTATGGGATTCTAACAGAATATTTCACACCAAGAGTCAATCAGTTCAGTCTGAGTTCAGAGGTCGAGTGTCACTTTTGGAGCCTGATGTGAGTCAGAGAAACTGCAGCATCATGATTAATGATCTCAGAGAGTCTGATTCTGGATTTTATCAGCTCAGAGTTGAAGGTTCCAACAAGAGTGATGCGTTTACCTTCActtcaaaagcagctgtcactgtTAAAG GTCTGAGTCAGAAGCCCACAGTGGTGATTcctccactgacagcaggacagcagaccACCCTGACCTGCACTGCTCCTGGTCTCTGCTCTGGATCTGCTCCTAAATTCACCTGGTCATGGAGAGGAAAAACCACTGCCTATAAGagtgaagagacacagagacacacctcggctttgacctttaaccctttaGCTGAACACCACAGCACCAGTGTCACCTGTAAGGTCAGCTTCAGAGGTGACATAACTACAGAGGAGACTCAGACTGTGAACGTGAGCT ACATCAGGAAACCTCAGATCACCGGCTGTACATCTGTTAATGAGGGAGATGTTCTGAGTCTGACCTGCAGTGCTGAAAGTTTCCCTCCATCAGTTATTATGTGGACTAAACTTAGTTCTAACACAACCCTGCACAACGGCACTGGATCAGCTACACTAGTCATCCCtaatgtgacagcagagcatTCAGGACAGTACATCTGCACAGCAAACCATCTGATCACCACCCTGACAGAAAGAGTCACTGTAACAGTGACATGTAA AGTTTCTTTTACATGGATCACAGAGATGCagactggctctgtgtgtgagcttcagTCAGATGTCCTGACCTGTTGGT ATGCTGGACCTCAGCGTGGAGTCCTTCCCTGGATTGTTGCTGGTGTGTCTCTCACTGTGAATGTTCTCTGCATCATCTGCATATGGAGTCTTTG gaacacaagaaaaaaggtcAAACCAAATCAAGAGGACAGAGTGTACATGTCAatacagaaagcagagacatcAGAGTATGAGGTCATCACCCCGTATCAGACATGA
- the LOC114448102 gene encoding sialic acid-binding Ig-like lectin 10 isoform X2, with amino-acid sequence MFLLLWTTVLLCEISADTGASVWGKQHCPQGYCVTLSEGELTAEAGLCVVIPCSFTTIFTPRHVIWSKRIKAGQTWYYNRIFHTDKSQSVQSEFRGRVSLLEPDVSQRNCSIMINDLRESDSGFYQLRVEGFKQSDAFTFTSKAAVTVKGLSQKPTVVIPPLTAGQQTTLTCTAPGLCSGSAPKFTWSWRGKTTAYKSEETQRHTSTLTFNPLPKHHSTSVTCTVSFRGDITTEETQTVNVSYVKEVKITGRRKVTEGETLSLNCSVESFPPSLITWAKMSESDLQEDTDTFTQDQRTGALSIYNVTAEDSGQYVCTATHLNKTHKMRNVTVTVIYIRKPQISGSTAVNEGDVLSLTCSAESFPPSVIMWTKLSSNTTLHNGIGSASLVIPNVTAEHSGQYICTANHLNTTLTERVTVTVTWITEIQTGSVCELQSDVLTCWCVSEGFPLPTFKWPLLEDHTQYSVVTSVSKQTVNSTVTVRNHGNTAVECVASNENREVKANLTIQKKLPEAGKSEEIFQTASRLEVIIAFLIGVVLSAVVCCLAIKCHRNKQKKSENVDETMEMIIPQGNMLVHENGAVDRGTTDTELNSGPKDVEYASIDFSLLKRMRPSEVARRKQESTETEYSEVKRQVREEKKEDAGEEGETLERKEEEVMVEEDEETRHYVSEEENRGDEAVYSNVKEIMYNKDCVDRCDGLMMEPHCD; translated from the exons ATGTTTCTTCTCCTTTGGACCACTGTGCTCTTGTGTGAGATCAGTGCTGACACAG GTGCTTCAGTTTGGGGAAAACAGCACTGTCCACAAGGATACTGTGTCACTCTCAGTGAGGGAGAACTAACAGCAGAGGCTGGACTCTGTGTTGTGATACCGTGTTCTTTCACCACCATCTTTACACCCAGACATGTCATTTGGTCCAAAAGGATAAAAGCTGGACAAACATGGTATTATAACAGAATATTTCACACCGACAAGAGTCAATCAGTTCAGTCTGAGTTCAGAGGTCGAGTGTCACTTTTGGAGCCTGATGTGAGTCAGAGAAACTGCAGCATCATGATTAATGATCTCAGAGAGTCTGATTCTGGATTTTATCAGCTCAGAGTTGAAGGTTTCAAACAGAGTGATGCATTTACCTTCActtcaaaagcagctgtcactgtTAAAG GTCTGAGTCAGAAGCCCACAGTGGTGATTcctccactgacagcaggacagcagaccACCCTGACCTGCACTGCTCCTGGTCTCTGCTCTGGATCTGCTCCTAAATTCACCTGGTCATGGAGAGGAAAAACCACTGCCTATAAGagtgaagagacacagagacacacctctactttgacctttaaccctttacctAAACACCACAGCACCAGTGTCACCTGTACGGTCAGCTTCAGAGGTGACATAACTACAGAGGAGACTCAGACTGTGAACGTGAGCT ATGTAAAGGAAGTTAAAATCACAGGGCGCAGAAAAGTGACTGAGGGTGAGACTCTGAGTCTGAACTGCAGTGTTGAAAGTTTCCCTCCATCACTCATCACATGGGCTAAAATGTCTGAAAGTGATCTGCAGGAAGACACTGACACCTTCACACAGGATCAAAGAACAGGAGCTTTGTCCATCTATAATGTGACTGCAGAAGATTCTGGACAGTACGTGTGCACAGCTACACACCTGAACAAGACCCACAAGATGAGAAACGTCACTGTAACAGTGATAT ACATCAGGAAACCTCAGATCAGCGGCTCTACAGCTGTTAATGAGGGAGATGTTCTGAGTCTGACCTGCAGTGCTGAAAGTTTCCCTCCATCAGTTATTATGTGGACTAAACTTAGTTCTAACACAACCCTCCACAACGGCATAGGATCAGCTTCACTAGTCATCCCtaatgtgacagcagagcatTCAGGACAGTACATCTGCACAGCAAACCATCTGAACACCACCCTGACAGAAAGAGTCACTGTAACAGTGACAT GGATCACAGAGATCCagactggctctgtgtgtgagcttcagTCAGATGTCCTGACCTGTTGGTGTGTCAGTGAGGGGTTTCCTTTACCCACCTTCAAATGGCCGCTGCTGGAGGACCACACTCAGTACTCTGTCGTGACCTCTGTGTCAAAGCAGACAGTCAACAGCACTGTTACTGTGAGAAACCATGGTAACACTGCTGTTGAATGTGTGGCCAGTAATGAGAACAGAGAAGTAAAAGCAAACCTCACCATTCAGAAAAAGTTGCCTGAGGCCG GTAAATCAGAAGAAATCTTCCAAACTGCTTCAAGGCTGGAAGTCATCATTGCGTTTTTAATTGGAGTCGTTCTGTCAGCAGTTGTTTGCTGTTTGGCTATAAAATGCCACAG aaacaaacagaaaaagtcTGAAAATGTGGATGAGACTATGGAGATGATAATCCCACAAGGCAACATGCTG GTACATGAGAATGGAGCTGTGGACAGAGGGACGACAGACACTGAACTGAACAGTGGCCCAAAAGATGTGGAGTACGCCAGCATTGACTTCTCCCTGCTGAAAAGGATGAGACCCAGCGAGGTGGCAAGGAGGAAGCAAGAGAGCACAGAGACGGAGTACTCTGAAGTAAAGAGGCAGgtaagagaggaaaagaaagaggatgctggagaggaaggagaaacattggagaggaaagaggaggaggtgatggtggaggaggatgaggagaccAGACATTATGTCTCAGAAGAAGAGAACAGAGGGGACGAGGCCGTGTACTCTAATGTGAAGGAAATCATGTACAATAAGGACTGTGTGGATCGATGTGATGGACTGATGATGGAGCCTCATTGTGATTAA
- the LOC114448102 gene encoding sialic acid-binding Ig-like lectin 10 isoform X1, whose protein sequence is MFVIVWATLLFCVGDSNADTGASVWGKQHCPQGYCVTLSEGELTAEAGLCVVIPCSFTTIFTPRHVIWSKRIKAGQTWYYNRIFHTDKSQSVQSEFRGRVSLLEPDVSQRNCSIMINDLRESDSGFYQLRVEGFKQSDAFTFTSKAAVTVKGLSQKPTVVIPPLTAGQQTTLTCTAPGLCSGSAPKFTWSWRGKTTAYKSEETQRHTSTLTFNPLPKHHSTSVTCTVSFRGDITTEETQTVNVSYVKEVKITGRRKVTEGETLSLNCSVESFPPSLITWAKMSESDLQEDTDTFTQDQRTGALSIYNVTAEDSGQYVCTATHLNKTHKMRNVTVTVIYIRKPQISGSTAVNEGDVLSLTCSAESFPPSVIMWTKLSSNTTLHNGIGSASLVIPNVTAEHSGQYICTANHLNTTLTERVTVTVTWITEIQTGSVCELQSDVLTCWCVSEGFPLPTFKWPLLEDHTQYSVVTSVSKQTVNSTVTVRNHGNTAVECVASNENREVKANLTIQKKLPEAGKSEEIFQTASRLEVIIAFLIGVVLSAVVCCLAIKCHRNKQKKSENVDETMEMIIPQGNMLVHENGAVDRGTTDTELNSGPKDVEYASIDFSLLKRMRPSEVARRKQESTETEYSEVKRQVREEKKEDAGEEGETLERKEEEVMVEEDEETRHYVSEEENRGDEAVYSNVKEIMYNKDCVDRCDGLMMEPHCD, encoded by the exons ATGTTTGTTATCGTCTGGGCAACACTGCTTTTCTGTGTGGGGGACAGCAATGCAGATACAG GTGCTTCAGTTTGGGGAAAACAGCACTGTCCACAAGGATACTGTGTCACTCTCAGTGAGGGAGAACTAACAGCAGAGGCTGGACTCTGTGTTGTGATACCGTGTTCTTTCACCACCATCTTTACACCCAGACATGTCATTTGGTCCAAAAGGATAAAAGCTGGACAAACATGGTATTATAACAGAATATTTCACACCGACAAGAGTCAATCAGTTCAGTCTGAGTTCAGAGGTCGAGTGTCACTTTTGGAGCCTGATGTGAGTCAGAGAAACTGCAGCATCATGATTAATGATCTCAGAGAGTCTGATTCTGGATTTTATCAGCTCAGAGTTGAAGGTTTCAAACAGAGTGATGCATTTACCTTCActtcaaaagcagctgtcactgtTAAAG GTCTGAGTCAGAAGCCCACAGTGGTGATTcctccactgacagcaggacagcagaccACCCTGACCTGCACTGCTCCTGGTCTCTGCTCTGGATCTGCTCCTAAATTCACCTGGTCATGGAGAGGAAAAACCACTGCCTATAAGagtgaagagacacagagacacacctctactttgacctttaaccctttacctAAACACCACAGCACCAGTGTCACCTGTACGGTCAGCTTCAGAGGTGACATAACTACAGAGGAGACTCAGACTGTGAACGTGAGCT ATGTAAAGGAAGTTAAAATCACAGGGCGCAGAAAAGTGACTGAGGGTGAGACTCTGAGTCTGAACTGCAGTGTTGAAAGTTTCCCTCCATCACTCATCACATGGGCTAAAATGTCTGAAAGTGATCTGCAGGAAGACACTGACACCTTCACACAGGATCAAAGAACAGGAGCTTTGTCCATCTATAATGTGACTGCAGAAGATTCTGGACAGTACGTGTGCACAGCTACACACCTGAACAAGACCCACAAGATGAGAAACGTCACTGTAACAGTGATAT ACATCAGGAAACCTCAGATCAGCGGCTCTACAGCTGTTAATGAGGGAGATGTTCTGAGTCTGACCTGCAGTGCTGAAAGTTTCCCTCCATCAGTTATTATGTGGACTAAACTTAGTTCTAACACAACCCTCCACAACGGCATAGGATCAGCTTCACTAGTCATCCCtaatgtgacagcagagcatTCAGGACAGTACATCTGCACAGCAAACCATCTGAACACCACCCTGACAGAAAGAGTCACTGTAACAGTGACAT GGATCACAGAGATCCagactggctctgtgtgtgagcttcagTCAGATGTCCTGACCTGTTGGTGTGTCAGTGAGGGGTTTCCTTTACCCACCTTCAAATGGCCGCTGCTGGAGGACCACACTCAGTACTCTGTCGTGACCTCTGTGTCAAAGCAGACAGTCAACAGCACTGTTACTGTGAGAAACCATGGTAACACTGCTGTTGAATGTGTGGCCAGTAATGAGAACAGAGAAGTAAAAGCAAACCTCACCATTCAGAAAAAGTTGCCTGAGGCCG GTAAATCAGAAGAAATCTTCCAAACTGCTTCAAGGCTGGAAGTCATCATTGCGTTTTTAATTGGAGTCGTTCTGTCAGCAGTTGTTTGCTGTTTGGCTATAAAATGCCACAG aaacaaacagaaaaagtcTGAAAATGTGGATGAGACTATGGAGATGATAATCCCACAAGGCAACATGCTG GTACATGAGAATGGAGCTGTGGACAGAGGGACGACAGACACTGAACTGAACAGTGGCCCAAAAGATGTGGAGTACGCCAGCATTGACTTCTCCCTGCTGAAAAGGATGAGACCCAGCGAGGTGGCAAGGAGGAAGCAAGAGAGCACAGAGACGGAGTACTCTGAAGTAAAGAGGCAGgtaagagaggaaaagaaagaggatgctggagaggaaggagaaacattggagaggaaagaggaggaggtgatggtggaggaggatgaggagaccAGACATTATGTCTCAGAAGAAGAGAACAGAGGGGACGAGGCCGTGTACTCTAATGTGAAGGAAATCATGTACAATAAGGACTGTGTGGATCGATGTGATGGACTGATGATGGAGCCTCATTGTGATTAA